The Paramisgurnus dabryanus chromosome 3, PD_genome_1.1, whole genome shotgun sequence genome includes a window with the following:
- the slc25a23b gene encoding calcium-binding mitochondrial carrier protein SCaMC-3b isoform X1, whose amino-acid sequence MGEARARFPSGWTWARCEENGVSDAEQEKRWAQLFDQLDRNKDGRVDVNELRTGLHARGIKRSEVDEIVRESDSNDDGQLDFTEFTQYLRKHEKDLRLMFSSLDHNKDGHIDVAEIQLCLRSLGVNVSTEQASTILQSMDRDGTMTINWSEWRDHFLFNPLHNIEDIAHYWKHSLMLDIGEQLTVPDEFSEKERRSGLVWRQLAAGAMAGAVSRTGTAPLDRLKVFLQVHGSSGIGLLGGLQGMVKEGGLRSLWRGNGINVLKIAPETAIKFMAYEQIKCLIRGSKEGGALRVQERFIAGSLAGATAQTIIYPMEVLKTRLTLRKTKQYSGMADCAKQILCKEGVRAFYKGYVPNTLGIIPYAGIDLAVYETLKNAWLQRYCVGSADPGVLVLLGCGTVSSTCGQLASYPLALIRTRMQAQALTDGVPQLTMVGQFKHIVSHEGVPGLYRGIAPNFLKVIPAVSISYVVYEHMKKALGVLGS is encoded by the exons ATGGGCGAAGCGAGAGCTCGGTTCCCCTCTGGTTGGACATGGGCTCGTTGTGAAGAAAACGGTGTGTCAGATGCCGAGCAGGAGAAACGATGGGCACAACTGTTTGATCAACTAGATCGAAATAAAGATGGAAGGGTCGATGTGAATGAGCTCCGCACTGGATTACATGCCAGGGGGATCAAGCGCAGCGAGGTGGACGAG ATTGTACGTGAGAGTGACAGCAATGATGACGGCCAGCTGGACTTTACAGAGTTCACGCAGTATCTTCGCAAGCATGAGAAAGACCTGAGGCTCATGTTCAGCAGCCTGGATCACAACAAAGATG GTCACATAGACGTTGCAGAAATTCAGCTCTGCTTGCGCAGCCTCGGTGTGAATGTATCCACAGAGCAAGCCTCCACAATACTGCAAAG CATGGACAGAGACGGCACAATGACCATTAACTGGAGCGAGTGGCGGGACCACTTCTTGTTTAACCCTCTGCACAACATAGAGGACATCGCCCATTACTGGAAACACTCTCTG ATGTTGGACATTGGGGAACAGCTGACTGTGCCGGATGAGTTCTCAGAGAAAGAGAGACGCTCAGGTTTGGTGTGGAGGCAGTTGGCGGCCGGGGCAATGGCCGGAGCAGTATCCCGAACAGGAACAGCCCCTCTTGACCGCCTTAAAGTTTTCCTTCAG GTCCATGGCTCGAGTGGGATCGGTTTGTTAGGAGGCCTGCAGGGGATGGTAAAGGAGGGGGGCTTGAGGTCCCTCTGGAGAGGAAACGGGATTAACGTGCTTAAAATTGCCCCAGAGACAGCGATCAAATTCATGGCTTATGAGCAG ATCAAATGCCTGATCAGAGGCAGTAAAGAGGGTGGAGCTTTGAGGGTTCAGGAGCGATTCATCGCAGGCTCACTGGCAGGAGCAACTGCTCAGACCATCATCTACCCTATGGAG GTGTTAAAGACTCGTCTGACACTCAGAAAGACTAAACAATATTCTGGTATGGCAGACTGTGCCAAGCAGATTCTGTGTAAGGAAGGGGTGCGTGCCTTTTACAAAGGCTATGTGCCCAACACACTTGGCATTATCCCATATGCTGGTATTGATCTGGCTGTCTATGAG ACTTTAAAAAATGCTTGGCTACAGCGGTACTGCGTGGGCTCAGCTGACCCTGGGGTTCTGGTGCTGCTTGGATGTGGCACTGTGTCCAGCACATGTGGACAGCTGGCCAGTTACCCTCTGGCTCTCATCCGCACACGCATGCAGGCCCAGG CCTTAACTGATGGCGTTCCCCAGCTGACCATGGTTGGCCAGTTCAAGCATATTGTGTCCCACGAAGGCGTTCCCGGACTTTACAGAGGGATTGCTCCCAATTTTCTTAAAGTCATTCCTGCTGTTAGCATCTCTTATGTAGTTTATGAGCATATGAAGAAAGCACTGGGAGTTCTGGGATCATAA
- the slc25a23b gene encoding calcium-binding mitochondrial carrier protein SCaMC-3b isoform X2, with product MLDIGEQLTVPDEFSEKERRSGLVWRQLAAGAMAGAVSRTGTAPLDRLKVFLQVHGSSGIGLLGGLQGMVKEGGLRSLWRGNGINVLKIAPETAIKFMAYEQIKCLIRGSKEGGALRVQERFIAGSLAGATAQTIIYPMEVLKTRLTLRKTKQYSGMADCAKQILCKEGVRAFYKGYVPNTLGIIPYAGIDLAVYETLKNAWLQRYCVGSADPGVLVLLGCGTVSSTCGQLASYPLALIRTRMQAQALTDGVPQLTMVGQFKHIVSHEGVPGLYRGIAPNFLKVIPAVSISYVVYEHMKKALGVLGS from the exons ATGTTGGACATTGGGGAACAGCTGACTGTGCCGGATGAGTTCTCAGAGAAAGAGAGACGCTCAGGTTTGGTGTGGAGGCAGTTGGCGGCCGGGGCAATGGCCGGAGCAGTATCCCGAACAGGAACAGCCCCTCTTGACCGCCTTAAAGTTTTCCTTCAG GTCCATGGCTCGAGTGGGATCGGTTTGTTAGGAGGCCTGCAGGGGATGGTAAAGGAGGGGGGCTTGAGGTCCCTCTGGAGAGGAAACGGGATTAACGTGCTTAAAATTGCCCCAGAGACAGCGATCAAATTCATGGCTTATGAGCAG ATCAAATGCCTGATCAGAGGCAGTAAAGAGGGTGGAGCTTTGAGGGTTCAGGAGCGATTCATCGCAGGCTCACTGGCAGGAGCAACTGCTCAGACCATCATCTACCCTATGGAG GTGTTAAAGACTCGTCTGACACTCAGAAAGACTAAACAATATTCTGGTATGGCAGACTGTGCCAAGCAGATTCTGTGTAAGGAAGGGGTGCGTGCCTTTTACAAAGGCTATGTGCCCAACACACTTGGCATTATCCCATATGCTGGTATTGATCTGGCTGTCTATGAG ACTTTAAAAAATGCTTGGCTACAGCGGTACTGCGTGGGCTCAGCTGACCCTGGGGTTCTGGTGCTGCTTGGATGTGGCACTGTGTCCAGCACATGTGGACAGCTGGCCAGTTACCCTCTGGCTCTCATCCGCACACGCATGCAGGCCCAGG CCTTAACTGATGGCGTTCCCCAGCTGACCATGGTTGGCCAGTTCAAGCATATTGTGTCCCACGAAGGCGTTCCCGGACTTTACAGAGGGATTGCTCCCAATTTTCTTAAAGTCATTCCTGCTGTTAGCATCTCTTATGTAGTTTATGAGCATATGAAGAAAGCACTGGGAGTTCTGGGATCATAA
- the znf207a gene encoding BUB3-interacting and GLEBS motif-containing protein ZNF207a isoform X3, protein MGRKKKKQMKPWCWYCNRDFDDEKILIQHQKAKHFKCHICHKKLYTGPGLAIHCMQVHKETIDGVPNAIPGRTDIELEIYGMEGIPEKDMDERRRVLEQKSQDQKKKQNQDDSDDDDDDEEAGPSFQKPAASAQPQAAYTPMTQPGMTPVPAPGMPPGSYSGVLYNRMPPMMPGVPPMMPGMPPVMPGMHPGMMPMSGMMPPTHGMPPMMPGMPPGIPPPMGPHPGMPHMAQGPPTTARPAVPAVTVPAPQPGVSKPLFPSAGQVQQAVTGAATSSSAPPSVVPKPTFPAYTQSSSSPANTSSTVAKPGTPITSKPAALTTTSATSKLIHPDEDVSLEELRAQLPRYQCKIPSTGQAHVSSPPVAAMGSVLTPQQGIPAQQPGVRHPMQGPYGAPPQGVSGYVPGGMPPYGQAPPMVPPYQAAPPRPALGMRPPVMSPGGRY, encoded by the exons ATGGGCAGAAAAAAGAAGAAGCAGATGAAGCCATGGTGTTG GTACTGTAACAGGGACTTTGACGATGAAAAGATTCTCATTCAGCACCAAAAAGCCAAACACTTTAAATGTCACATATGTCACAAGAAGTTATATACTGGTCCTGGTCTGGCCATCCACTGTATGCAG GTTCACAAAGAAACTATCGATGGTGTCCCAAATGCGATACCTGGAAGAACAGACATAGAATTGGAGATCTATGGAATGGAGGGTATTCCCGAAAAAGACATGGATGAGAGGAGACGTGTCCTTGAACAAAAATCACAGG ATCAGAAGAAAAAACAGAACCAAGATGACTCAGACGACGACGATGATGATGAAGAGGCTGGACCTTCCTTCCAAAAGCCAGCTGCATCAGCGCAGCCTCAGGCCGCTTACACCCCTATGACACAGCCGGGAATGACCCCTGTCCCAGCACCAGGAATGCCACCTGGAAGCTACTCAGGTGTGCTGTACAACA GAATGCCCCCAATGATGCCTGGTGTTCCCCCGATGATGCCAGGCATGCCCCCTGTAATGCCAGGGATGCATCCAGG CATGATGCCGATGAGTGGAATGATGCCACCAACACATGGAATGCCACCAATGATGCCAGGCATGCCACCAG GAATACCACCTCCCATGGGCCCTCACCCTGGCATGCCCCACATGGCCCAGGGCCCTCCCACCACCGCCAGGCCAGCAGTGCCTGCCGTCACAGTGCCCGCACCACAGCCGGGTGTCTCCAAACCACTGTTTCCCAGTGCGGGACAG GTTCAGCAGGCTGTTACAGGCGCAGCGACAAGCTCTTCTGCACCACCTTCTGTTGTCCCCAAACCCACATTCCCAGCCTATACTCAGTCCTCCTCTTCTCCTGCTAACACTAGCAGCACCGTGGCCAAACCAGGCACCCCAATCACAAGTAAGCCGGCCGCCCTCACCACTACCAGTGCAACCAGTAAGTTGATCCACCCTGATGAAGATGTGTCACTG GAGGAATTGCGTGCCCAGCTGCCTCGCTACCAGTGTAAGATCCCTAGCACGGGACAGGCTCATGTGTCTTCCCCACCAGTCGCAGCAATGGGAAGCGTGTTGACACCTCAGCAGGGCATTCCTGCACAACAGCCAGGTGTTAGGCATCCCATGCAAG GGCCATATGGGGCTCCGCCCCAAGGTGTATCTGGATATGTCCCCGGAGGGATGCCTCCCTATGGACAAGCCCCGCCCATGGTACCTCCTTACCAGGCCGCTCCCCCTCGGCCCGCCTTAGGCATGAGACCTCCCGTAATGTCTCCTGGGGGCCGATATTGA
- the znf207a gene encoding BUB3-interacting and GLEBS motif-containing protein ZNF207a isoform X1 yields MGRKKKKQMKPWCWYCNRDFDDEKILIQHQKAKHFKCHICHKKLYTGPGLAIHCMQVHKETIDGVPNAIPGRTDIELEIYGMEGIPEKDMDERRRVLEQKSQDQKKKQNQDDSDDDDDDEEAGPSFQKPAASAQPQAAYTPMTQPGMTPVPAPGMPPGSYSGVLYNRMPPMMPGVPPMMPGMPPVMPGMHPGMMPMSGMMPPTHGMPPMMPGMPPGIPPPMGPHPGMPHMAQGPPTTARPAVPAVTVPAPQPGVSKPLFPSAGQMGTRAPSTSSASSSLDTLSASSKPLSQVQQAVTGAATSSSAPPSVVPKPTFPAYTQSSSSPANTSSTVAKPGTPITSKPAALTTTSATSKLIHPDEDVSLEELRAQLPRYQCKIPSTGQAHVSSPPVAAMGSVLTPQQGIPAQQPGVRHPMQGPYGAPPQGVSGYVPGGMPPYGQAPPMVPPYQAAPPRPALGMRPPVMSPGGRY; encoded by the exons ATGGGCAGAAAAAAGAAGAAGCAGATGAAGCCATGGTGTTG GTACTGTAACAGGGACTTTGACGATGAAAAGATTCTCATTCAGCACCAAAAAGCCAAACACTTTAAATGTCACATATGTCACAAGAAGTTATATACTGGTCCTGGTCTGGCCATCCACTGTATGCAG GTTCACAAAGAAACTATCGATGGTGTCCCAAATGCGATACCTGGAAGAACAGACATAGAATTGGAGATCTATGGAATGGAGGGTATTCCCGAAAAAGACATGGATGAGAGGAGACGTGTCCTTGAACAAAAATCACAGG ATCAGAAGAAAAAACAGAACCAAGATGACTCAGACGACGACGATGATGATGAAGAGGCTGGACCTTCCTTCCAAAAGCCAGCTGCATCAGCGCAGCCTCAGGCCGCTTACACCCCTATGACACAGCCGGGAATGACCCCTGTCCCAGCACCAGGAATGCCACCTGGAAGCTACTCAGGTGTGCTGTACAACA GAATGCCCCCAATGATGCCTGGTGTTCCCCCGATGATGCCAGGCATGCCCCCTGTAATGCCAGGGATGCATCCAGG CATGATGCCGATGAGTGGAATGATGCCACCAACACATGGAATGCCACCAATGATGCCAGGCATGCCACCAG GAATACCACCTCCCATGGGCCCTCACCCTGGCATGCCCCACATGGCCCAGGGCCCTCCCACCACCGCCAGGCCAGCAGTGCCTGCCGTCACAGTGCCCGCACCACAGCCGGGTGTCTCCAAACCACTGTTTCCCAGTGCGGGACAG ATGGGGACTCGAGCTCCAAGCACAAGCTCAGCCTCCTCCAGTCTGGACACTTTGTCAGCATCCTCTAAACCGCTGTCCCAA GTTCAGCAGGCTGTTACAGGCGCAGCGACAAGCTCTTCTGCACCACCTTCTGTTGTCCCCAAACCCACATTCCCAGCCTATACTCAGTCCTCCTCTTCTCCTGCTAACACTAGCAGCACCGTGGCCAAACCAGGCACCCCAATCACAAGTAAGCCGGCCGCCCTCACCACTACCAGTGCAACCAGTAAGTTGATCCACCCTGATGAAGATGTGTCACTG GAGGAATTGCGTGCCCAGCTGCCTCGCTACCAGTGTAAGATCCCTAGCACGGGACAGGCTCATGTGTCTTCCCCACCAGTCGCAGCAATGGGAAGCGTGTTGACACCTCAGCAGGGCATTCCTGCACAACAGCCAGGTGTTAGGCATCCCATGCAAG GGCCATATGGGGCTCCGCCCCAAGGTGTATCTGGATATGTCCCCGGAGGGATGCCTCCCTATGGACAAGCCCCGCCCATGGTACCTCCTTACCAGGCCGCTCCCCCTCGGCCCGCCTTAGGCATGAGACCTCCCGTAATGTCTCCTGGGGGCCGATATTGA
- the znf207a gene encoding BUB3-interacting and GLEBS motif-containing protein ZNF207a isoform X2 encodes MGRKKKKQMKPWCWYCNRDFDDEKILIQHQKAKHFKCHICHKKLYTGPGLAIHCMQVHKETIDGVPNAIPGRTDIELEIYGMEGIPEKDMDERRRVLEQKSQDQKKKQNQDDSDDDDDDEEAGPSFQKPAASAQPQAAYTPMTQPGMTPVPAPGMPPGSYSGMPPMMPGVPPMMPGMPPVMPGMHPGMMPMSGMMPPTHGMPPMMPGMPPGIPPPMGPHPGMPHMAQGPPTTARPAVPAVTVPAPQPGVSKPLFPSAGQMGTRAPSTSSASSSLDTLSASSKPLSQVQQAVTGAATSSSAPPSVVPKPTFPAYTQSSSSPANTSSTVAKPGTPITSKPAALTTTSATSKLIHPDEDVSLEELRAQLPRYQCKIPSTGQAHVSSPPVAAMGSVLTPQQGIPAQQPGVRHPMQGPYGAPPQGVSGYVPGGMPPYGQAPPMVPPYQAAPPRPALGMRPPVMSPGGRY; translated from the exons ATGGGCAGAAAAAAGAAGAAGCAGATGAAGCCATGGTGTTG GTACTGTAACAGGGACTTTGACGATGAAAAGATTCTCATTCAGCACCAAAAAGCCAAACACTTTAAATGTCACATATGTCACAAGAAGTTATATACTGGTCCTGGTCTGGCCATCCACTGTATGCAG GTTCACAAAGAAACTATCGATGGTGTCCCAAATGCGATACCTGGAAGAACAGACATAGAATTGGAGATCTATGGAATGGAGGGTATTCCCGAAAAAGACATGGATGAGAGGAGACGTGTCCTTGAACAAAAATCACAGG ATCAGAAGAAAAAACAGAACCAAGATGACTCAGACGACGACGATGATGATGAAGAGGCTGGACCTTCCTTCCAAAAGCCAGCTGCATCAGCGCAGCCTCAGGCCGCTTACACCCCTATGACACAGCCGGGAATGACCCCTGTCCCAGCACCAGGAATGCCACCTGGAAGCTACTCAG GAATGCCCCCAATGATGCCTGGTGTTCCCCCGATGATGCCAGGCATGCCCCCTGTAATGCCAGGGATGCATCCAGG CATGATGCCGATGAGTGGAATGATGCCACCAACACATGGAATGCCACCAATGATGCCAGGCATGCCACCAG GAATACCACCTCCCATGGGCCCTCACCCTGGCATGCCCCACATGGCCCAGGGCCCTCCCACCACCGCCAGGCCAGCAGTGCCTGCCGTCACAGTGCCCGCACCACAGCCGGGTGTCTCCAAACCACTGTTTCCCAGTGCGGGACAG ATGGGGACTCGAGCTCCAAGCACAAGCTCAGCCTCCTCCAGTCTGGACACTTTGTCAGCATCCTCTAAACCGCTGTCCCAA GTTCAGCAGGCTGTTACAGGCGCAGCGACAAGCTCTTCTGCACCACCTTCTGTTGTCCCCAAACCCACATTCCCAGCCTATACTCAGTCCTCCTCTTCTCCTGCTAACACTAGCAGCACCGTGGCCAAACCAGGCACCCCAATCACAAGTAAGCCGGCCGCCCTCACCACTACCAGTGCAACCAGTAAGTTGATCCACCCTGATGAAGATGTGTCACTG GAGGAATTGCGTGCCCAGCTGCCTCGCTACCAGTGTAAGATCCCTAGCACGGGACAGGCTCATGTGTCTTCCCCACCAGTCGCAGCAATGGGAAGCGTGTTGACACCTCAGCAGGGCATTCCTGCACAACAGCCAGGTGTTAGGCATCCCATGCAAG GGCCATATGGGGCTCCGCCCCAAGGTGTATCTGGATATGTCCCCGGAGGGATGCCTCCCTATGGACAAGCCCCGCCCATGGTACCTCCTTACCAGGCCGCTCCCCCTCGGCCCGCCTTAGGCATGAGACCTCCCGTAATGTCTCCTGGGGGCCGATATTGA
- the znf207a gene encoding BUB3-interacting and GLEBS motif-containing protein ZNF207a isoform X4 — translation MGRKKKKQMKPWCWYCNRDFDDEKILIQHQKAKHFKCHICHKKLYTGPGLAIHCMQVHKETIDGVPNAIPGRTDIELEIYGMEGIPEKDMDERRRVLEQKSQDQKKKQNQDDSDDDDDDEEAGPSFQKPAASAQPQAAYTPMTQPGMTPVPAPGMPPGSYSGMPPMMPGVPPMMPGMPPVMPGMHPGMMPMSGMMPPTHGMPPMMPGMPPGIPPPMGPHPGMPHMAQGPPTTARPAVPAVTVPAPQPGVSKPLFPSAGQVQQAVTGAATSSSAPPSVVPKPTFPAYTQSSSSPANTSSTVAKPGTPITSKPAALTTTSATSKLIHPDEDVSLEELRAQLPRYQCKIPSTGQAHVSSPPVAAMGSVLTPQQGIPAQQPGVRHPMQGPYGAPPQGVSGYVPGGMPPYGQAPPMVPPYQAAPPRPALGMRPPVMSPGGRY, via the exons ATGGGCAGAAAAAAGAAGAAGCAGATGAAGCCATGGTGTTG GTACTGTAACAGGGACTTTGACGATGAAAAGATTCTCATTCAGCACCAAAAAGCCAAACACTTTAAATGTCACATATGTCACAAGAAGTTATATACTGGTCCTGGTCTGGCCATCCACTGTATGCAG GTTCACAAAGAAACTATCGATGGTGTCCCAAATGCGATACCTGGAAGAACAGACATAGAATTGGAGATCTATGGAATGGAGGGTATTCCCGAAAAAGACATGGATGAGAGGAGACGTGTCCTTGAACAAAAATCACAGG ATCAGAAGAAAAAACAGAACCAAGATGACTCAGACGACGACGATGATGATGAAGAGGCTGGACCTTCCTTCCAAAAGCCAGCTGCATCAGCGCAGCCTCAGGCCGCTTACACCCCTATGACACAGCCGGGAATGACCCCTGTCCCAGCACCAGGAATGCCACCTGGAAGCTACTCAG GAATGCCCCCAATGATGCCTGGTGTTCCCCCGATGATGCCAGGCATGCCCCCTGTAATGCCAGGGATGCATCCAGG CATGATGCCGATGAGTGGAATGATGCCACCAACACATGGAATGCCACCAATGATGCCAGGCATGCCACCAG GAATACCACCTCCCATGGGCCCTCACCCTGGCATGCCCCACATGGCCCAGGGCCCTCCCACCACCGCCAGGCCAGCAGTGCCTGCCGTCACAGTGCCCGCACCACAGCCGGGTGTCTCCAAACCACTGTTTCCCAGTGCGGGACAG GTTCAGCAGGCTGTTACAGGCGCAGCGACAAGCTCTTCTGCACCACCTTCTGTTGTCCCCAAACCCACATTCCCAGCCTATACTCAGTCCTCCTCTTCTCCTGCTAACACTAGCAGCACCGTGGCCAAACCAGGCACCCCAATCACAAGTAAGCCGGCCGCCCTCACCACTACCAGTGCAACCAGTAAGTTGATCCACCCTGATGAAGATGTGTCACTG GAGGAATTGCGTGCCCAGCTGCCTCGCTACCAGTGTAAGATCCCTAGCACGGGACAGGCTCATGTGTCTTCCCCACCAGTCGCAGCAATGGGAAGCGTGTTGACACCTCAGCAGGGCATTCCTGCACAACAGCCAGGTGTTAGGCATCCCATGCAAG GGCCATATGGGGCTCCGCCCCAAGGTGTATCTGGATATGTCCCCGGAGGGATGCCTCCCTATGGACAAGCCCCGCCCATGGTACCTCCTTACCAGGCCGCTCCCCCTCGGCCCGCCTTAGGCATGAGACCTCCCGTAATGTCTCCTGGGGGCCGATATTGA